Proteins encoded together in one Acholeplasma hippikon window:
- a CDS encoding magnesium transporter, producing MIDINFELPVSKLKEALKNVHPSDIAVLFEDNAEYREKLIEAIGIRRFGEAFIYLNDDLQVRYYLKLEENKKRELLKHFELDDLKTFIELFRVSYHEEILRLLGKERREKVVKLLSYDGDTAGSISSPSFMYFDINSTVKEVTSKVIKESDDNDEIDVIFFHDDVRFVGGLRLQDLIIARESMALYDIVDENYPYAYADDLVASAVRKIRNYDVSVLPVIDDKKVLVGIITADDALDIMKEDHIDAVEGLVALHDHSDASSPLKRSMQRLPWLLMSVVLNIVIATFLTTFSDTIDSNVVLVMFQPMILGMAGNIGTQSIAVTILGLHHEKIKPMRHIRKELFIAIINSLISGLVGVLIVFGFLYLMPNDYADIDKVAMVVGISLVLSMFVSALVGVLLPFILRKLGADEKAASGPIISTVNDFAALGIYFLVATILLINM from the coding sequence ATGATTGACATCAATTTTGAACTTCCAGTAAGTAAGTTAAAAGAGGCGTTAAAAAACGTCCATCCATCAGATATTGCAGTGTTGTTTGAAGATAATGCAGAATACCGTGAAAAGTTAATTGAAGCAATTGGTATTAGAAGATTTGGAGAAGCATTCATTTATTTAAATGACGATTTACAAGTTAGATATTATTTAAAACTTGAAGAAAATAAAAAACGTGAATTATTAAAACACTTTGAATTAGATGATTTAAAAACATTTATTGAATTATTTAGAGTTTCTTATCATGAAGAAATTTTAAGATTATTAGGTAAAGAACGAAGAGAAAAAGTCGTTAAACTTTTAAGTTATGATGGTGACACTGCAGGATCTATTTCATCACCGAGCTTTATGTATTTTGATATTAACTCAACGGTGAAAGAAGTAACAAGTAAGGTTATTAAAGAAAGTGATGACAATGATGAAATTGACGTTATTTTCTTCCATGATGATGTTAGGTTTGTTGGTGGACTTAGACTTCAAGATTTAATTATCGCCAGAGAATCAATGGCGTTATATGACATTGTTGATGAAAACTACCCTTATGCATATGCAGATGATTTAGTGGCAAGTGCAGTAAGAAAAATTAGAAACTATGACGTGAGCGTTCTACCTGTTATTGATGATAAAAAAGTCTTAGTCGGTATTATCACGGCAGATGATGCATTAGATATTATGAAAGAAGACCATATTGATGCCGTTGAAGGTTTAGTGGCATTACATGATCACTCAGATGCATCTAGTCCTTTAAAGCGTAGTATGCAACGTTTACCTTGGTTATTAATGAGTGTTGTTTTAAACATTGTGATTGCTACTTTTTTAACTACATTTTCAGATACGATTGATAGCAATGTTGTATTAGTCATGTTCCAACCAATGATTTTAGGAATGGCAGGAAACATTGGGACACAAAGTATTGCGGTAACAATTTTAGGATTACATCATGAAAAGATTAAACCGATGAGACATATTAGAAAAGAATTATTTATCGCAATTATAAATAGTTTAATTTCAGGACTAGTTGGTGTATTAATAGTCTTTGGCTTCCTATATTTAATGCCTAATGATTATGCGGATATTGATAAAGTTGCAATGGTTGTAGGTATTTCATTAGTATTATCAATGTTTGTTTCAGCATTAGTGGGTGTACTCTTACCATTTATTTTAAGAAAACTTGGTGCAGATGAAAAAGCAGCATCAGGTCCAATTATTTCAACTGTGAATGACTTTGCTGCATTAGGTATCTATTTCCTAGTGGCAACGATTCTATTGATTAACATGTAA
- the gnd gene encoding phosphogluconate dehydrogenase (NAD(+)-dependent, decarboxylating) produces MKIHLIGLGKMGANLALNMKDHGHEVLGFDLDPKAREVLTKEGIETFDDLKKLLTRKNNERLVVWLLVPNQIVDTVIEQVLPFLAPKDIVIDGGNSNYKKSLLRYEKLKEKEIEFVDLGTSGGTYGARNGACLMVGGTKEAFDYLENVYRDIAIENGYGFMGGPGSGHFVKMVHNGIEYGMMQAIGEGFELLEKSPFNVDYEKLSEVWNNGSIIESALIGYIGNAFKKDAKLEEISGRVDDSGEGKWMIEEALDFGVSMPVISASLFTRFKSRDENMFAEKVVAAMRREFGGHAVYKKK; encoded by the coding sequence ATGAAAATTCATTTAATTGGATTAGGAAAAATGGGTGCTAATTTAGCACTTAATATGAAAGATCATGGTCATGAAGTGTTAGGCTTTGACTTAGATCCTAAGGCAAGAGAAGTTTTAACTAAAGAAGGAATAGAAACGTTTGATGATCTTAAAAAATTATTGACTAGAAAAAATAATGAAAGATTAGTTGTTTGGTTATTAGTACCAAATCAAATCGTAGATACTGTGATAGAACAAGTCTTACCTTTCCTAGCACCTAAAGATATTGTCATTGATGGTGGGAACTCAAACTATAAAAAATCTCTTTTACGTTATGAAAAACTAAAAGAAAAAGAAATCGAGTTTGTAGACTTAGGTACATCAGGCGGTACGTATGGTGCTAGAAATGGTGCATGTTTAATGGTTGGTGGAACAAAAGAAGCATTCGACTACTTAGAAAATGTTTACCGTGATATCGCAATTGAAAATGGTTATGGATTCATGGGAGGGCCTGGAAGTGGGCACTTCGTTAAAATGGTTCATAATGGTATCGAATACGGTATGATGCAAGCTATTGGTGAAGGTTTTGAATTATTAGAAAAATCACCATTTAATGTAGATTATGAAAAACTAAGCGAAGTGTGGAACAATGGTTCAATTATTGAATCAGCTTTAATTGGTTATATTGGAAATGCATTTAAGAAAGACGCTAAATTAGAAGAAATCTCAGGACGTGTGGATGATTCTGGTGAAGGTAAATGGATGATTGAAGAAGCATTAGATTTTGGTGTTTCAATGCCTGTTATTTCGGCTTCATTATTCACACGTTTCAAATCAAGAGATGAAAACATGTTTGCAGAAAAAGTAGTTGCAGCAATGAGAAGAGAATTTGGCGGACACGCGGTTTACAAGAAGAAATGA
- the zwf gene encoding glucose-6-phosphate dehydrogenase has translation MKKDLIITIFGSTGDLTARKLLPAITKLYNNEEITDNVKVIALGRRDYDTNSYLNAMQNLTTENLDLTTLSTFVEYYKIQITDVNDYHKFNDYIKSISHTETKHIYYLAIGPEILATVAKNISESKLIARNNINQVLVFEKPFGNSLETAIQINQMLWQYFDETQIYRIDHYLGKEMIQNLMTVRFANRIFEDTWSSDSIKSIKIYAKEKEGILNRAGYYDTAGALKDMVQSHLLQVLSLIAMDAPKEYQSEYIKDEKVNVLRNISFDKDSIIFGQYDGYLNEANIPANSQTETLVYFKAFVNTHHFRGVPFEILTGKALKNKESFIEVTYHTTSEQEKWNLPVQANKLTIKFAPYDGVDLTINSKKPGLKDNLEVVNLSYQMAESVQGNVPEAYEKLILDVVDGHKTLFTRWDEIEASWQIVDQIKQFKKDLFIYKNEDEVMEKIGSIQK, from the coding sequence ATGAAAAAAGATCTAATTATTACAATTTTTGGTTCAACAGGCGATTTAACAGCTAGAAAATTACTTCCAGCAATCACAAAACTATATAACAATGAAGAAATTACTGATAATGTAAAAGTCATTGCATTAGGAAGACGTGATTATGATACGAATAGCTACTTAAATGCCATGCAAAATCTTACAACAGAAAACTTAGATTTAACAACTTTATCTACGTTTGTGGAATACTATAAAATTCAAATTACAGATGTGAATGATTACCATAAGTTTAATGACTATATAAAATCAATTTCACATACTGAAACAAAACATATTTATTATTTAGCAATTGGGCCTGAAATATTAGCAACTGTTGCTAAAAACATTAGTGAATCAAAACTAATTGCAAGAAACAATATTAATCAAGTCTTAGTGTTTGAAAAACCATTTGGAAATAGTTTAGAAACAGCAATTCAAATTAACCAAATGCTATGGCAGTATTTTGATGAAACACAAATTTATCGAATTGATCATTATCTTGGTAAAGAAATGATTCAAAACTTAATGACTGTTCGATTTGCTAACCGTATTTTTGAAGATACTTGGTCATCAGATTCAATTAAATCTATAAAGATTTATGCAAAAGAAAAAGAAGGTATTTTAAACCGTGCTGGTTATTATGATACTGCAGGAGCATTAAAAGATATGGTTCAATCACATCTTTTACAAGTCTTAAGTTTAATTGCCATGGATGCACCAAAAGAATATCAATCAGAATACATTAAAGATGAAAAAGTTAATGTGTTAAGAAATATTAGTTTTGATAAAGATTCAATTATTTTCGGTCAATATGATGGGTATTTAAATGAAGCAAATATCCCAGCAAATTCACAAACTGAAACATTGGTTTACTTTAAAGCATTTGTGAATACACATCATTTTAGAGGTGTTCCGTTTGAAATCTTAACGGGTAAGGCCTTAAAAAATAAAGAATCATTTATTGAAGTAACGTATCACACAACTTCTGAACAAGAAAAATGGAATTTACCTGTTCAGGCTAATAAATTAACAATTAAATTTGCACCATATGATGGTGTTGATTTAACCATTAACTCAAAAAAACCTGGTCTAAAGGATAACTTAGAAGTTGTTAACTTAAGTTATCAAATGGCTGAATCAGTACAAGGAAATGTTCCTGAAGCTTATGAAAAATTAATTTTAGATGTTGTTGATGGTCATAAGACATTATTTACTCGCTGGGATGAAATTGAGGCTTCATGGCAAATTGTTGATCAAATTAAACAATTTAAAAAAGATTTATTCATCTATAAAAACGAAGATGAAGTTATGGAAAAAATTGGAAGTATACAAAAATAG
- a CDS encoding carboxypeptidase M32 encodes MQSYIDTYKNMRKRLKAYEYAMWVLSWDLETETPEGALDYRSEQVEVLTTELYALQTDSAYLEAIDKLYATRNSLDELLRREIEKIVKDMRLIKKMPKDEYIQYQVLMSKSSSIWAEAKAKNDFNLFLPTLEKIIDFTRKTTKYLQTPELKGYDVLLDMYEEGMTMKEYDAFFLNLREELVPFVLSATSGKKPLSRKLTKGFFSIEKQKEFNKYLTTVFNFDLNRGVLKQSVHPFESNFSSTDVRITTKYLENAVESAVFSTIHEMGHGIYEQQISKDLIDTRLNMGASMGIHESQSRMYENMIGRSYAFWENHFDKLKEIFAKELKGVSLLDFYQYINRAERTLIRTEADELTYPLHIMVRYEIEKQLISGKLKAKDLPKKWRKLYQQYVGVRPKTDAEGVLQDIHWAGGSFGYFPTYALGSAYAAQIYQAMNKDFNIENAISNNEIYKINDWLREKIHQYGSSKSPKELILNATGEPFNSKYYVDYLKRKFSN; translated from the coding sequence ATGCAATCATATATTGATACCTATAAAAATATGAGAAAAAGACTAAAAGCCTATGAATATGCAATGTGGGTTTTAAGTTGGGATTTAGAAACAGAAACTCCAGAAGGGGCTTTAGATTATAGAAGTGAACAAGTCGAAGTATTAACTACTGAACTTTACGCGCTTCAAACAGATTCAGCATACCTTGAAGCAATTGATAAACTATATGCAACAAGAAATTCATTAGATGAATTATTACGTCGTGAAATTGAAAAAATCGTTAAAGATATGCGTTTAATTAAGAAAATGCCAAAAGATGAATACATTCAATACCAAGTATTAATGTCAAAATCATCATCAATTTGGGCAGAAGCGAAAGCAAAAAATGATTTTAATCTATTCTTACCAACATTAGAAAAGATTATTGATTTTACAAGAAAAACAACTAAATACTTACAAACACCTGAGCTAAAAGGGTATGATGTTTTACTTGATATGTATGAAGAAGGCATGACAATGAAAGAATATGATGCATTCTTTTTAAATCTTAGAGAAGAACTAGTGCCTTTTGTGTTATCAGCAACATCAGGTAAAAAACCTTTATCAAGAAAATTAACTAAAGGTTTTTTTTCAATTGAAAAACAAAAAGAATTCAATAAGTATTTAACAACTGTATTTAACTTTGATTTGAATCGTGGTGTGTTAAAACAAAGTGTACATCCATTTGAATCAAACTTCTCATCAACTGATGTGAGAATTACGACTAAATACTTAGAAAATGCTGTTGAATCAGCAGTATTCTCAACAATTCATGAAATGGGTCACGGAATCTATGAACAACAAATTTCAAAAGATTTAATTGATACAAGATTAAACATGGGTGCATCAATGGGAATCCATGAATCTCAATCAAGAATGTATGAAAATATGATTGGTCGTTCTTATGCGTTCTGGGAAAATCATTTTGATAAATTAAAAGAAATCTTTGCGAAAGAATTAAAGGGTGTAAGTTTACTAGATTTTTATCAATACATTAACCGTGCAGAACGTACATTAATCCGTACAGAAGCAGATGAATTAACTTACCCATTACATATTATGGTTCGTTATGAAATCGAAAAACAATTAATTTCTGGTAAATTAAAAGCTAAAGATCTTCCTAAAAAATGGAGAAAATTATATCAACAATATGTTGGTGTTAGACCAAAGACAGATGCAGAAGGTGTTTTACAAGATATCCACTGGGCGGGTGGAAGCTTTGGGTACTTCCCAACATATGCATTAGGAAGTGCTTATGCAGCACAAATTTATCAAGCAATGAACAAAGATTTCAATATTGAAAATGCAATTTCAAATAATGAAATCTATAAGATTAATGATTGGTTAAGAGAAAAGATTCATCAATATGGTAGTTCTAAATCTCCTAAAGAATTAATATTAAATGCAACAGGAGAACCATTCAATTCTAAATATTATGTAGATTATTTAAAACGTAAGTTTTCAAATTAA
- the galE gene encoding UDP-glucose 4-epimerase GalE, with protein sequence MNVLVIGGAGYIGSHAVYELLRAGHQVSVMDNLSTGDITFIPENVKFYQKDITIKADVLSVLKDQKFDCVMHFAAKLIVPESMKEPLAYYYNNVEGVRILLESMVETQTKNIVFSSTAAVYGDSKTGICLEDDLKNPINPYGETKLACEKLIQWTSQAHDINYVIFRYFNVAGADASLEIGLKKAKLTHLIPVTIEAALGLRDSLTIYGNDYPTKDGTNIRDYIHVSDLAKAHVIGATYLFNGGKSDIFNLGSAKGYSNLDVANAVNEVLPLKFNFGPRRDGDPAILTADASKAKRILGWQTELSLVDIIKSDLAYRKKISQG encoded by the coding sequence ATGAACGTTTTAGTTATTGGAGGCGCCGGATATATTGGCTCTCATGCAGTTTATGAATTATTAAGGGCAGGTCATCAAGTATCTGTGATGGATAATTTATCAACGGGTGATATTACATTTATTCCTGAAAATGTTAAGTTTTATCAAAAAGACATTACGATTAAAGCGGATGTTTTAAGCGTATTAAAGGATCAAAAATTTGATTGTGTAATGCACTTTGCGGCTAAATTAATTGTTCCTGAAAGTATGAAGGAACCGCTAGCTTATTATTATAATAATGTTGAAGGTGTTCGTATACTTTTAGAATCAATGGTGGAAACACAAACTAAAAATATCGTCTTTTCATCAACAGCAGCAGTTTATGGAGATTCTAAAACTGGTATTTGCTTAGAAGATGATTTAAAAAATCCAATTAATCCATACGGGGAAACAAAGCTTGCTTGTGAAAAGTTAATTCAATGGACAAGCCAAGCACATGATATTAATTATGTTATTTTTAGATACTTTAACGTGGCTGGTGCAGATGCATCACTTGAAATTGGATTAAAGAAAGCGAAACTTACGCATCTAATCCCAGTAACAATTGAAGCAGCACTAGGCTTACGTGATAGTTTAACAATTTATGGTAATGATTACCCAACAAAAGATGGAACAAATATTAGAGATTATATCCACGTTTCAGATTTAGCGAAAGCTCACGTTATTGGCGCTACTTACCTATTTAACGGTGGTAAATCAGATATCTTTAATTTAGGTTCAGCAAAAGGATATTCAAACTTAGATGTAGCAAATGCAGTCAATGAAGTCTTACCACTTAAGTTTAATTTTGGACCAAGAAGAGATGGAGACCCTGCAATATTAACTGCGGATGCATCAAAAGCTAAACGCATTTTAGGCTGGCAAACAGAACTATCATTAGTTGATATTATTAAGTCAGATTTAGCGTATAGAAAAAAGATTAGTCAAGGATAA
- the rlmD gene encoding 23S rRNA (uracil(1939)-C(5))-methyltransferase RlmD produces MEYKINDILEVTAYEVDRFGQGVSKVDDIIIFTPGLLKDEKAQVTIIDVKSKFLQAKIKKLLTTSPERKTMTSKLGALDLYHLKDDKQNDWQAEITAKEFKRSLGYEAPLGEVIQSEKTLNYRNKVVYHVLDDEMMRLGLYTTTPIELVEVHTFILNSHAIQRCIAKIQQQSIKVDPKVFKHIMLRSNEKEEVLVTLVAYEKEFTGLKELVEKIKTFKEVVGITLNIKPNEKTILGNESYTLYGKNELTFTEGSLKLKINDRSFMQVNLPVMIKTYERIASEINGETVIDCYSGIGSIGYFIGKNAKRIVMIESNKENIKMANDLKPYYQGSFEIRSGLAEQVLPKLDAEILVIDPPRAGLHKSLLTVLNQKQFKKIIYLSCELNTLTRDLKVLRETYKLKEVIPVRMFPQTTSIETLVILER; encoded by the coding sequence ATGGAATACAAAATTAACGATATACTTGAAGTAACTGCATACGAGGTTGACCGTTTTGGACAAGGCGTAAGCAAGGTTGATGATATCATCATTTTCACACCCGGGTTACTTAAAGATGAAAAAGCGCAAGTAACAATTATTGATGTTAAATCAAAATTCTTACAAGCAAAAATAAAAAAATTATTAACAACATCACCAGAGCGTAAAACCATGACTTCAAAACTTGGTGCGCTTGATTTATATCATTTAAAAGATGATAAGCAAAACGATTGGCAAGCTGAAATTACAGCTAAAGAATTTAAGCGTTCTTTAGGTTATGAAGCACCATTAGGTGAAGTTATTCAAAGTGAAAAGACATTAAATTATAGAAATAAAGTCGTTTATCATGTCTTAGACGATGAAATGATGCGTTTAGGTTTGTACACAACAACACCAATTGAACTGGTTGAAGTGCATACCTTCATTTTAAATTCACATGCGATTCAAAGATGTATCGCAAAAATCCAACAACAATCTATTAAAGTTGATCCAAAAGTATTCAAACATATTATGTTACGCTCAAACGAAAAAGAAGAAGTCTTAGTGACTTTAGTGGCATATGAAAAAGAATTTACTGGATTAAAAGAACTAGTTGAAAAAATTAAAACATTTAAAGAAGTTGTTGGGATTACATTAAACATTAAGCCAAATGAAAAAACAATTCTAGGTAACGAATCATATACTTTATATGGTAAGAATGAACTAACATTTACCGAAGGAAGTTTAAAATTAAAAATTAATGACCGTTCATTTATGCAAGTAAACTTACCAGTGATGATTAAAACCTATGAACGTATTGCAAGTGAAATAAATGGCGAAACAGTGATTGACTGTTATTCAGGTATTGGTTCTATCGGATACTTTATTGGTAAAAATGCAAAACGAATTGTGATGATTGAATCAAATAAAGAAAATATTAAAATGGCAAACGATTTAAAACCTTATTATCAAGGAAGTTTTGAGATTAGAAGTGGTTTAGCTGAACAAGTTTTACCAAAACTAGATGCTGAAATTTTAGTGATTGACCCACCACGTGCTGGCCTTCATAAATCTTTATTAACAGTTTTAAATCAAAAGCAATTTAAGAAAATTATTTATTTATCATGTGAATTAAATACTTTAACACGTGACTTAAAAGTACTTAGAGAAACATATAAACTTAAAGAAGTTATTCCTGTTAGAATGTTTCCTCAAACAACTTCAATTGAAACATTAGTGATTTTAGAACGTTAA
- a CDS encoding VOC family protein, whose product MKVSGYFTNLLTHDLDKTKSFYELLGFERVLQQSSEDSEAFLLTENTYLLFLTEKKFEKFHQRPVTSFQVGNQIISFLIKEMKEMHLMEERLKTNHIEFGVFDDDVVYFIHLKDPNGYLIEFVFEK is encoded by the coding sequence ATGAAAGTAAGTGGATACTTTACCAATTTATTGACACATGATTTGGATAAAACAAAATCATTTTATGAATTACTTGGTTTTGAGCGTGTATTACAACAGAGTTCTGAAGATAGTGAAGCATTTTTACTTACCGAGAACACCTATCTTTTATTCTTAACAGAAAAGAAATTTGAAAAATTTCATCAAAGGCCAGTAACCTCATTCCAAGTTGGTAATCAAATTATTTCATTTTTAATTAAAGAGATGAAAGAAATGCACTTAATGGAAGAACGCTTAAAAACCAATCATATTGAATTTGGTGTATTTGATGATGATGTGGTGTATTTTATTCACCTTAAAGATCCAAATGGATATTTAATTGAATTTGTGTTTGAAAAATGA
- a CDS encoding VOC family protein, translating into MKVNQSFINFLSTDIIKTRNFYESLGLETAKEFSSDEVHTVKLTLDSYIIFVKKELLEKLVPAKIKNPVYNQNIFSMMLSSQSEVEYMKHKLSSLKINYKEVEEAYMYYLQFQDPNGYFVEIGYFKNA; encoded by the coding sequence ATGAAAGTAAATCAATCATTTATTAATTTTCTATCAACTGACATCATAAAAACAAGAAATTTTTATGAGTCTTTAGGATTAGAAACTGCAAAAGAGTTTTCAAGCGATGAAGTACATACGGTTAAACTCACTTTAGATTCATATATAATCTTTGTTAAAAAAGAGTTATTAGAAAAGTTAGTACCAGCTAAAATAAAAAATCCAGTATATAATCAAAATATTTTCTCAATGATGTTAAGTTCACAAAGTGAAGTTGAGTATATGAAACATAAACTAAGTTCATTAAAGATAAACTATAAAGAAGTAGAAGAAGCTTACATGTATTATTTACAATTTCAAGATCCAAATGGATATTTTGTTGAAATTGGATATTTTAAGAATGCTTAA
- a CDS encoding IS3 family transposase, with protein MRNQETYETIAYFKDVYDIKWLCELLGIARSAYYKWSNRIKPSYETKNEEMLEVIQTYYKHFNKKYGYRRIRDNINKYTGKNHSENYIYRLMRAYNLKSIIRRKRPGFLKTKPEQVGQNILNREFSASNPNEKWLSDVTEFKYGYSGQKLYLCAILDVYDKSVVSYHIHHRNDNHLVFTTFNKAVKKNPGAQPMFHSDRGFQYTSRSFKNLLDKHNMVQSMSRVGKCIDNGPIENLWGIIKSEMYYLETFDSSEKLTKAIKDYIKFYNQERIQRKLKSHTPLEYRYMAI; from the coding sequence ATTAGAAACCAAGAAACATATGAAACAATAGCTTATTTTAAAGATGTTTACGATATTAAATGGCTCTGTGAACTGTTAGGTATAGCGCGATCTGCATATTATAAATGGTCAAACAGAATTAAACCATCCTATGAAACAAAGAATGAAGAAATGCTAGAAGTTATACAAACCTACTATAAACATTTCAATAAAAAATACGGTTATAGACGTATTAGAGATAACATCAATAAATATACTGGAAAAAATCATTCGGAAAACTACATTTATCGTTTAATGCGAGCCTACAATTTAAAATCTATTATCCGTCGTAAACGTCCAGGTTTCTTGAAGACTAAACCTGAACAAGTTGGACAAAACATATTAAATAGAGAATTTAGTGCATCCAATCCAAATGAGAAATGGTTAAGTGATGTTACAGAATTTAAATATGGATACAGTGGTCAAAAGCTTTACTTATGTGCGATATTAGACGTATATGATAAGAGTGTAGTTTCTTATCATATACATCATAGAAATGATAATCATCTCGTTTTTACAACCTTTAATAAGGCAGTGAAAAAGAATCCTGGTGCTCAACCAATGTTTCATAGTGACAGGGGATTTCAATACACGAGCAGATCATTTAAGAATCTATTAGATAAACACAATATGGTGCAAAGTATGTCTAGAGTAGGTAAGTGTATTGATAATGGACCAATCGAGAACTTATGGGGCATCATCAAATCTGAAATGTATTATTTAGAAACGTTTGATTCATCAGAAAAACTCACAAAAGCAATTAAAGATTACATTAAGTTCTATAATCAAGAAAGAATACAACGTAAATTAAAAAGCCATACACCTTTAGAATATAGGTATATGGCCATTTAA
- a CDS encoding helix-turn-helix domain-containing protein, with product MRKNKRLSYEEKLLICTIYEKGEGSLRQLASQFGVSKSAIEVLIFKYSKFGAEALRMQGMNQSYTETLKNEVVESYRNGAGRYYDLALKYGIRNPSLIARWVLGYNNIKTTHSESGGIDIMGRKTTLDERVKIVEYLIQNAFDYQGTSLKFEVSYQQVYTWYKKYQVFGVDGLSDKRGRKKQPDELSELEKLRRENERLKKELYLSEAAKEVFKKKQELEAKAHLTRLETKKHMKQ from the coding sequence TTGAGAAAAAACAAACGATTAAGTTATGAAGAAAAATTACTTATTTGCACGATATATGAGAAAGGCGAAGGGTCACTTAGACAGTTAGCAAGTCAGTTTGGCGTAAGCAAAAGCGCAATAGAGGTACTGATTTTCAAATATAGTAAGTTTGGTGCTGAAGCATTACGTATGCAAGGTATGAATCAAAGTTATACTGAAACATTAAAAAATGAAGTTGTTGAATCATATAGGAATGGTGCTGGAAGATATTATGATTTAGCCCTAAAATATGGAATTCGTAATCCGTCATTAATAGCAAGATGGGTATTAGGGTATAATAATATCAAAACTACACATAGTGAATCAGGTGGTATCGATATTATGGGACGTAAAACAACATTAGATGAAAGAGTTAAAATTGTAGAATACTTAATTCAAAATGCGTTTGATTATCAAGGTACCTCCTTGAAGTTTGAAGTAAGCTACCAACAAGTATACACTTGGTACAAAAAGTACCAAGTTTTTGGTGTTGATGGACTTAGTGACAAGCGTGGTCGAAAAAAACAACCTGATGAATTATCAGAACTTGAAAAATTAAGACGTGAGAATGAACGCCTAAAAAAAGAATTATATTTAAGTGAGGCAGCCAAGGAAGTCTTCAAAAAAAAACAAGAGTTGGAGGCAAAAGCCCACTTAACAAGATTAGAAACCAAGAAACATATGAAACAATAG
- a CDS encoding MBL fold metallo-hydrolase: MEIKSIKLGDLRTNAYIVSKGKQCFIVDPGFEPSEIIEYIKSKKLEPQFIYITHGHHDHVGGVRELKELYHIPVYAPLKDKIWMGDTPYNYWPYEIPVDQYVVENDIIDFEDYQFRVIETPGHSMGSTALYAAPYLFGGDTLFYEAVGRTDIPFSDEATIIDTIKTKLFKLPDDTQVFPGHGKPTTIFHEKLNNPFIK, from the coding sequence ATGGAAATCAAAAGTATAAAACTCGGTGATTTAAGAACAAATGCATATATTGTTTCAAAAGGTAAACAATGTTTCATCGTTGACCCTGGTTTTGAACCCAGTGAAATTATCGAATACATTAAATCAAAAAAATTAGAACCTCAATTTATCTACATCACACATGGACACCATGATCATGTTGGTGGTGTGAGAGAATTAAAAGAGTTATATCACATTCCAGTATATGCTCCATTAAAAGATAAAATCTGGATGGGGGATACACCTTATAACTACTGGCCATATGAAATCCCTGTTGACCAATATGTTGTTGAGAATGATATCATTGACTTTGAAGACTATCAATTTAGAGTCATCGAAACTCCAGGACACTCAATGGGTTCAACTGCATTATATGCCGCTCCTTATCTATTTGGTGGGGACACATTATTTTATGAAGCTGTAGGTAGAACAGATATTCCGTTCTCAGATGAAGCGACAATCATAGATACAATTAAAACTAAATTATTCAAATTACCTGATGATACACAAGTATTCCCAGGACATGGAAAACCAACAACAATCTTCCATGAAAAATTAAATAATCCGTTTATAAAATAA
- a CDS encoding antibiotic biosynthesis monooxygenase family protein: protein MYVLVRVMKVKKGFQDKVLERFLNPSVMAKSKGYVKSELMIDKKNPEYDLYRQSVYWEDKKAFYVWEGSPEHIAMHRDKNSAHHQKPEEIIEVTRESYDLIGTKTCEQ from the coding sequence ATGTATGTATTAGTACGTGTAATGAAAGTTAAAAAAGGCTTTCAAGACAAAGTTTTAGAACGCTTTCTAAATCCTAGCGTGATGGCAAAGTCAAAAGGGTATGTTAAATCAGAGTTAATGATTGATAAGAAGAACCCTGAATATGACTTATACCGTCAAAGTGTCTATTGGGAAGATAAGAAAGCTTTTTATGTTTGGGAAGGTAGTCCTGAACATATTGCGATGCATAGAGATAAAAATAGCGCACATCACCAAAAACCAGAAGAGATTATCGAAGTTACTAGAGAATCTTACGATTTAATCGGAACTAAAACATGCGAACAGTAA